One segment of Streptomyces sp. TG1A-8 DNA contains the following:
- a CDS encoding polysaccharide deacetylase family protein: MIAPVRRVAALCALGAALAACGTAGAPAADRPAPARASGPAPATPSAARPPVLAPGPGGLTPVFAHGPRTLGRTVALTFDADMTADQGPRAASGEHFDNPGLIGALRALEVPATVFMTGRWADQYPDQARSLGHDPQFEIANHSYSHYAFTADCYGLPTVSGDRMRADVERAYTSLRNAGVPHPLPYFRFPGGCYDDEALRALSASGVTAVQWDVVGGDAFATDADAVVWQVLDGVRPGSVVVLHCTRSAAPTTERVVRAVVPELRGRGYRFVKVSELIGESGGHR, encoded by the coding sequence GTGATCGCACCAGTACGCCGCGTCGCCGCCCTCTGCGCCCTGGGCGCGGCCCTCGCCGCCTGCGGCACCGCGGGCGCCCCGGCCGCCGACCGCCCGGCCCCCGCCCGGGCCTCCGGTCCCGCCCCCGCCACCCCGTCCGCCGCGCGGCCCCCGGTGCTCGCCCCCGGCCCGGGCGGCCTGACACCCGTCTTCGCCCACGGCCCGCGCACCCTGGGCAGGACCGTCGCGCTGACCTTCGACGCCGACATGACCGCCGACCAGGGGCCCCGCGCCGCCTCCGGCGAGCACTTCGACAACCCCGGGCTGATCGGTGCCCTGCGCGCGCTGGAGGTGCCGGCGACGGTCTTCATGACCGGCCGCTGGGCCGACCAGTACCCGGACCAGGCCCGCTCCCTGGGCCACGACCCGCAGTTCGAGATCGCCAACCACTCCTACAGCCACTACGCGTTCACCGCCGACTGCTACGGCCTGCCGACCGTCTCCGGCGACCGGATGCGGGCGGACGTCGAGCGGGCGTACACCTCCCTGCGCAACGCCGGGGTGCCCCACCCGCTGCCGTACTTCCGCTTCCCCGGCGGCTGCTACGACGACGAGGCGCTGCGCGCGCTCAGCGCGTCCGGGGTGACCGCGGTGCAGTGGGACGTGGTGGGCGGGGACGCGTTCGCCACGGACGCCGACGCGGTCGTTTGGCAGGTGCTGGACGGGGTGCGGCCCGGATCGGTCGTCGTCCTGCACTGCACCCGCAGCGCCGCCCCGACCACCGAGCGGGTCGTGCGCGCGGTCGTACCGGAGCTGCGCGGGCGGGGCTACCGGTTCGTGAAGGTCTCCGAGCTGATCGGCGAGAGCGGCGGCCACCGGTGA
- a CDS encoding aminoacyl-tRNA hydrolase, producing the protein MNHVPTPPGDSPFRPGRTPRDEAPQYVLPLVVRIERGAPPARTDALETAARAVVLLLGDERATGDGEWARAVRDWEDARIRKVVRRARGAEWRRAGALPGITVTGRSAEVRVFVPVPLDGWPKDLAKLQVSGTELDDPEPPAGADPAQPVLWLNPDLEMSAGKAMAQAGHGAQLAWWALPDEARAAWRDAGFPLAVRTAGPAHWRRLTGAGLPLVRDAGFTEIAPGSCTVVADHPALR; encoded by the coding sequence GTGAACCACGTTCCCACGCCCCCGGGCGACAGTCCCTTCCGGCCCGGGCGCACGCCCCGCGACGAGGCGCCGCAGTACGTGCTGCCCCTGGTGGTGCGGATCGAGCGCGGCGCTCCCCCCGCCCGGACGGACGCGCTGGAGACCGCCGCGCGCGCGGTGGTGCTCCTGCTCGGCGACGAGCGGGCGACCGGGGACGGGGAGTGGGCCCGGGCGGTGCGGGACTGGGAGGACGCCCGGATACGGAAGGTCGTCCGGCGCGCCCGGGGCGCCGAGTGGCGGCGGGCCGGGGCACTGCCCGGCATCACGGTGACCGGCAGGTCCGCGGAGGTGCGGGTCTTCGTGCCCGTCCCGCTGGACGGCTGGCCCAAGGACCTGGCGAAGCTCCAGGTCTCCGGCACGGAGCTGGACGATCCCGAGCCGCCCGCCGGGGCCGACCCCGCCCAGCCGGTGCTGTGGCTGAACCCGGACCTGGAGATGTCGGCCGGCAAGGCGATGGCCCAGGCGGGCCACGGGGCCCAGCTGGCCTGGTGGGCGCTGCCGGACGAGGCGCGCGCGGCCTGGCGGGACGCGGGCTTCCCGCTGGCGGTACGGACCGCCGGGCCCGCCCACTGGCGCCGGCTGACCGGCGCCGGGCTGCCGCTGGTGCGGGACGCGGGCTTCACGGAGATCGCACCGGGCTCCTGCACGGTGGTCGCCGACCACCCCGCGCTGCGGTAG
- a CDS encoding DUF692 domain-containing protein: MRGLGTGIGWRPEIADAVERMPGIDWVEVVAENVCPGHLPESLLRLRERGVTVVPHGVSLGLGGAGRPDEERLAALAERAEALGAPLVTEHIAFVRAGGPLTASPPLEAGHLLPVPRTRDALDVLCENVRIAQEALPVPLALENIAALFSWPGEEMSEGRFLAELVERTGVRLLIDVANLHTNRVNRGEDPVRTLDALPLEALAYVHVAGGFERDGVWHDSHAHPVPRPVLDILADLAARTVPPGVLLERDEDFPGPAELEEELEAIRHAVRAGRGRSGTDAGRPAPAGRADAAGPAGDNAGPAGGVAVPVPPRARERLGVAQTAVLSSLVAGTPVPEGFDRVRMRVQARALAAKRADVVAKVAPELPVILGEGYREAFLEYACRRPMSGGYRRDALDFAGLLLKTGRPADAGARRALRAWWLDRAGPAPGSRGRLAARARKALLRGS; this comes from the coding sequence ATGCGGGGACTGGGTACGGGGATCGGCTGGCGGCCGGAGATCGCGGACGCCGTGGAGCGCATGCCGGGCATCGACTGGGTGGAGGTCGTGGCGGAGAACGTCTGTCCCGGCCACCTGCCCGAGTCGCTGCTCCGGCTGCGCGAGCGCGGGGTGACCGTGGTCCCGCACGGCGTCTCCCTCGGCCTCGGCGGCGCCGGCCGGCCCGACGAGGAGCGGCTGGCGGCGCTCGCCGAGCGGGCGGAGGCACTGGGCGCGCCGCTGGTCACCGAGCACATCGCGTTCGTCCGGGCGGGCGGCCCGCTCACCGCCTCCCCGCCCCTGGAGGCGGGCCACCTGCTGCCCGTGCCGCGCACCCGGGACGCCCTCGACGTGCTGTGCGAGAACGTGCGGATCGCGCAGGAGGCGCTGCCGGTGCCGCTGGCCCTGGAGAACATCGCCGCGCTGTTCTCCTGGCCGGGCGAGGAGATGAGCGAGGGGCGCTTCCTCGCCGAGCTGGTCGAGCGGACCGGCGTACGGCTGCTCATCGACGTGGCCAACCTGCACACCAACCGCGTGAACCGGGGCGAGGACCCGGTGCGGACACTGGACGCGCTGCCCCTGGAGGCCCTGGCCTACGTGCACGTCGCGGGCGGTTTCGAGCGCGACGGGGTCTGGCACGACAGCCACGCCCACCCCGTGCCGCGCCCGGTGCTCGACATCCTGGCCGACCTCGCCGCGCGGACCGTGCCGCCCGGCGTGCTGCTGGAACGGGACGAAGACTTCCCCGGGCCGGCGGAGCTGGAGGAAGAACTGGAGGCGATCCGGCACGCCGTGCGGGCGGGGCGCGGGCGCTCCGGGACGGACGCGGGGCGGCCGGCGCCCGCGGGGCGGGCGGACGCCGCCGGACCGGCGGGTGACAACGCCGGTCCGGCGGGGGGTGTCGCCGTCCCGGTACCGCCGCGGGCCCGGGAGCGGCTCGGCGTCGCGCAGACCGCGGTGCTGTCCTCGCTGGTGGCGGGAACGCCGGTGCCGGAGGGGTTCGACCGGGTGCGGATGCGGGTGCAGGCGCGGGCACTCGCGGCGAAGCGGGCGGACGTGGTCGCGAAGGTGGCGCCCGAGCTGCCGGTGATCCTCGGGGAGGGGTACCGGGAGGCGTTCCTGGAATACGCGTGCCGGCGGCCGATGAGCGGGGGGTACCGGCGGGACGCGCTGGACTTCGCGGGGCTGCTGCTGAAGACCGGGCGGCCGGCGGACGCCGGGGCCCGGCGCGCGCTGCGGGCCTGGTGGCTGGACCGGGCCGGCCCGGCGCCCGGGTCCCGCGGCCGGCTGGCGGCACGGGCCCGGAAGGCGCTCCTGCGCGGGAGCTGA
- a CDS encoding DUF4142 domain-containing protein, producing the protein MRPRPPVEGRGPLSGTGLVITALAATAVALLYPLWSYADRPAAAGAGVLSARTVTTPYGPLSAQDRDFVTKVRLAGLWELPAGQLAERKGTTRAVREAGHHLVNGHTALDAHARTVASRLGVRLPNEPNAQQEQWLATLTEARGQEFDRRFADILRLAHGRVFSLVAQVRAGTRNALVRDLADDANATVLDHIRILEATGYVDFSALARDLARSPSPVPPPPAVDPASAVPVTPSPSAPDALPPATAAPPPSGTP; encoded by the coding sequence ATGCGACCGCGTCCCCCCGTCGAGGGCCGGGGCCCGCTCAGCGGCACCGGACTCGTCATCACCGCTCTGGCGGCGACAGCCGTCGCGCTGCTCTACCCCCTCTGGTCGTACGCCGACCGCCCGGCGGCGGCCGGTGCGGGCGTGCTGAGCGCGCGGACCGTGACGACCCCGTACGGCCCGCTGTCCGCGCAGGACCGGGACTTCGTCACCAAGGTCCGCCTCGCCGGCCTGTGGGAGCTGCCCGCCGGACAGCTCGCGGAGCGCAAGGGGACCACCCGGGCCGTGCGCGAGGCGGGCCATCACCTCGTGAACGGGCACACCGCGCTGGACGCCCACGCCCGGACCGTCGCCTCCCGGCTCGGTGTCCGCCTGCCCAACGAGCCCAACGCGCAGCAGGAGCAGTGGCTCGCCACCCTGACCGAGGCCCGGGGCCAGGAGTTCGACCGGCGGTTCGCGGACATCCTGCGGCTCGCGCACGGCCGGGTGTTCTCCCTGGTCGCGCAGGTCCGGGCCGGCACCCGGAACGCACTGGTGCGGGACCTCGCCGACGACGCCAACGCGACCGTCCTGGACCACATCAGGATCCTGGAGGCGACGGGTTACGTCGACTTCTCGGCGCTCGCCCGGGACCTGGCCCGATCCCCGTCGCCCGTGCCCCCGCCCCCGGCGGTCGACCCCGCCTCCGCGGTTCCGGTCACGCCCTCCCCGTCCGCGCCGGACGCGCTGCCGCCCGCCACCGCCGCCCCGCCGCCGTCCGGCACCCCCTGA
- a CDS encoding alpha/beta hydrolase, whose amino-acid sequence MRTAALYTAAGALLLTTLAAAPAGGATPGAGPSGTAETRGVAVAAARARAAGVDFGRCSAGQDAPGGMQCGTVRVPLDYARPDGERIELTVSRVRATHRDPHNGRRRVPRQGALVHNPGGPGASSTYFPLIGVFPEWRRIAAAYDLVGYAPRGVAPSAPLSCVDPGHFFEGPTQAPAHPSEAYKRQRVAQAKAYARGCARRSGAGLRFYTSLNNARDLDVLRAALGEDRLTFMGVSYGTYIGALYATLFPSHVRRMVLDAAVDPDPARVWYRDNLDQSAAFEGRWADFRAWVARHHDVYRLGRTAARVQRSYDTAGERLAARAAGGRVGPGQLHNAFLTTGYYDDYWPSRAAALSAYLRGDAGPLVRLAAPDPGTATGAENGSAVYTAVECNDAPWPAQWRVWDRDNTRLARVAPFETWDNVWTNLPCAYWPAPRQQPLDVRTGPGRTPPVLILAAERDAATPYAGALEMNRRLAGSALVTERGAGSHGIGGGPNPCVNAHLEAYLLAGRVPGRRATCAPHPEPEPQAPSGRAAGGTPPVPRTGGGA is encoded by the coding sequence ATGAGAACCGCCGCCTTGTACACGGCCGCCGGTGCCTTGCTCCTGACCACCCTGGCCGCGGCCCCGGCGGGCGGCGCCACCCCGGGCGCGGGCCCGTCGGGCACGGCCGAGACGCGCGGGGTCGCGGTGGCCGCGGCCCGCGCCCGGGCGGCCGGCGTCGACTTCGGCAGGTGCTCCGCCGGGCAGGACGCGCCCGGCGGCATGCAGTGCGGCACGGTGCGCGTGCCGCTCGACTACGCCCGTCCGGACGGCGAGCGGATCGAACTGACCGTCAGCCGGGTGCGGGCCACGCACAGGGACCCGCACAACGGCAGGCGGAGGGTGCCCCGGCAGGGTGCCCTGGTCCACAACCCCGGCGGCCCCGGCGCCTCCAGCACGTACTTCCCCCTGATCGGCGTGTTCCCCGAGTGGAGGCGGATCGCCGCCGCCTACGACCTCGTCGGCTACGCCCCGCGCGGAGTGGCGCCTTCGGCGCCGCTGTCCTGCGTGGACCCCGGGCACTTCTTCGAGGGGCCCACCCAGGCGCCGGCGCACCCCTCGGAGGCGTACAAGCGGCAGCGCGTCGCGCAGGCCAAGGCGTACGCGCGCGGCTGCGCCCGGCGCTCCGGCGCCGGGCTGCGCTTCTACACCTCCCTCAACAACGCCCGCGACCTGGACGTGCTGCGGGCGGCGCTGGGCGAGGACCGGCTGACCTTCATGGGAGTCTCGTACGGCACCTACATCGGCGCGCTGTACGCGACCCTGTTCCCCTCGCACGTGCGGCGGATGGTGCTGGACGCGGCGGTGGACCCGGACCCGGCGCGCGTGTGGTACCGCGACAACCTCGACCAGTCGGCCGCGTTCGAGGGTCGCTGGGCGGACTTCCGCGCCTGGGTCGCCCGGCACCACGACGTGTACCGGCTGGGCCGCACGGCGGCGCGGGTGCAGCGCTCCTACGACACCGCGGGCGAGCGGCTGGCGGCGCGGGCGGCGGGCGGCCGGGTCGGCCCCGGGCAACTGCACAACGCGTTCCTCACGACCGGCTACTACGACGACTACTGGCCGAGCCGGGCCGCCGCCCTGTCGGCCTACCTGCGGGGCGACGCCGGACCGCTGGTCCGGCTGGCCGCGCCGGACCCGGGGACGGCCACCGGGGCGGAGAACGGCAGCGCCGTCTACACGGCCGTCGAGTGCAACGACGCGCCCTGGCCGGCCCAGTGGCGGGTGTGGGACCGCGACAACACGCGGCTCGCGCGCGTGGCGCCCTTCGAGACCTGGGACAACGTCTGGACGAACCTGCCGTGCGCCTACTGGCCGGCGCCCCGGCAGCAGCCGCTGGACGTGCGCACCGGGCCCGGCCGGACGCCGCCGGTGCTGATCCTGGCCGCCGAGCGGGACGCCGCCACGCCGTACGCGGGGGCGCTGGAGATGAACCGGCGGCTGGCCGGCTCGGCCCTGGTGACCGAGCGGGGCGCGGGCTCGCACGGCATCGGCGGCGGCCCGAACCCGTGCGTCAACGCGCACCTGGAGGCCTACCTGCTGGCAGGCCGCGTGCCGGGGCGGCGCGCCACCTGCGCACCGCACCCGGAACCGGAGCCGCAGGCCCCGTCCGGCCGCGCGGCCGGGGGCACCCCGCCCGTCCCCCGGACGGGCGGGGGCGCCTAG
- the hemQ gene encoding hydrogen peroxide-dependent heme synthase yields the protein MSDDAPTTESGRVPNKGKLAKDLNEVIRYTLWSVFRLKDVLPADRAGHADEVQELFDQLAAKDVTVRGTYDVSGLRADADLMIWWHAETSDQLQEAYNLFRRTKLGRALEPVWSNMALHRPAEFNRSHIPAFLADETPRNYVSVYPFVRSYDWYLLPDEDRRRMLADHGKMARGYPDVRANTVASFSLGDYEWILAFEADELYRIVDLMRHLRGSEARRHVREEVPFFTGRRKDIAELVAGLA from the coding sequence ATGAGTGACGACGCCCCCACCACCGAGTCCGGCAGGGTCCCGAACAAGGGCAAGCTGGCCAAGGACCTCAACGAGGTCATCCGCTACACCCTGTGGTCGGTCTTCAGGCTGAAGGACGTGCTGCCGGCGGACCGCGCGGGTCACGCCGACGAGGTCCAGGAGCTGTTCGACCAGCTCGCCGCCAAGGACGTGACGGTCCGCGGCACCTACGACGTCTCCGGCCTGCGCGCCGACGCCGACCTCATGATCTGGTGGCACGCCGAGACCAGCGACCAGCTCCAGGAGGCGTACAACCTCTTCCGCCGCACGAAGCTGGGCCGCGCCCTGGAGCCGGTCTGGTCGAACATGGCGCTGCACCGCCCCGCCGAGTTCAACCGCTCGCACATCCCGGCGTTCCTCGCCGACGAGACGCCCCGCAACTACGTGAGCGTCTACCCGTTCGTGCGCTCCTACGACTGGTACCTGCTGCCCGACGAGGACCGCCGCCGCATGCTCGCCGACCACGGCAAGATGGCCCGCGGCTACCCGGACGTGCGAGCCAACACGGTCGCCTCGTTCTCCCTCGGCGACTACGAGTGGATCCTCGCCTTCGAGGCCGACGAGCTATACCGCATCGTCGACCTCATGCGCCACCTGCGCGGCTCCGAGGCCCGCAGGCACGTCCGCGAGGAGGTGCCCTTCTTCACCGGGCGCCGCAAGGACATCGCCGAGCTGGTCGCCGGGCTCGCCTAG
- the hemG gene encoding protoporphyrinogen oxidase — MSATGRSTGHVVVAGAGVAGLAAAHRLLGRGARVTVLEASGRVGGKLLPGEIAGVRVDLGAESMLARRPEAVDLAREVGLAGLLRPPATATASIWTRGALRPMPKGHVMGVPGTAAALAGVLSDEGLARIERDAELPRTEVGDDVAVGEYVAARLGREVVDRLVEPLLGGVYAGDAYRISMRSAVPQLFRAVRDHDSLTAAVRDVQAGAAAGRRTGPVFMGIEGGVGRLPLAVAASVRARGGEILTGTPVTGLRREAFGGWRVTAGERTLHADAVVLAVPAPAAAALLRAESPGAAAELAAVEYASMALVTLAYRRADLALPEGSGFLVPPVDGHTIKASTFASQKWGWIADEDPGVVVVRTSVGRHGETEVLQREDAELAEVSRHDLREATGLDAVPLETRVTRWTDGLPQYPVGHHARVARVRGHVAALPGLAVCGAQYDGVGIPACVASAYAAVDQLAGDLRAVAEPTANPVQGPHGGAGE, encoded by the coding sequence ATGAGCGCAACGGGTAGGAGCACGGGACACGTCGTCGTCGCCGGAGCCGGTGTCGCCGGACTGGCCGCCGCCCACCGGCTGCTGGGGCGCGGCGCGCGCGTGACCGTCCTGGAGGCCTCCGGCCGGGTCGGCGGCAAGCTGCTGCCCGGCGAGATCGCGGGCGTCCGGGTCGACCTGGGCGCCGAGTCGATGCTCGCCCGCCGTCCCGAGGCCGTCGACCTCGCACGCGAGGTGGGTCTGGCCGGCCTGCTCCGGCCGCCGGCCACCGCGACCGCCTCGATCTGGACCCGCGGTGCCCTGCGCCCCATGCCCAAGGGCCACGTCATGGGCGTCCCCGGCACCGCCGCCGCCCTGGCCGGCGTCCTGTCCGACGAGGGGCTGGCCCGCATCGAGCGCGACGCCGAGCTGCCGCGCACGGAGGTCGGCGACGACGTGGCCGTGGGCGAGTACGTGGCGGCGCGGCTCGGCCGCGAGGTCGTCGACCGCCTGGTGGAGCCGCTGCTGGGCGGGGTGTACGCGGGCGACGCCTACCGCATCTCGATGCGCTCGGCCGTCCCGCAGCTCTTCCGGGCGGTCCGCGACCACGACTCCCTGACGGCGGCCGTCCGCGACGTCCAGGCCGGGGCCGCGGCCGGCCGGCGGACCGGCCCGGTCTTCATGGGCATCGAGGGCGGCGTGGGCCGGCTGCCGCTCGCGGTCGCCGCGTCGGTGCGGGCCCGCGGCGGCGAGATCCTGACCGGCACGCCGGTCACCGGGCTGCGGCGGGAGGCCTTTGGCGGCTGGCGGGTCACCGCGGGGGAGCGGACGCTGCACGCCGACGCGGTCGTCCTCGCCGTACCCGCCCCGGCCGCCGCCGCCCTGCTGCGCGCCGAGTCCCCGGGGGCCGCCGCCGAGCTGGCCGCCGTCGAGTACGCCTCCATGGCCCTGGTCACCCTCGCCTACCGCCGCGCCGACCTGGCCCTGCCGGAGGGCAGCGGCTTCCTCGTGCCGCCCGTCGACGGGCACACCATCAAGGCCTCGACCTTCGCCTCGCAGAAGTGGGGCTGGATCGCCGACGAGGACCCCGGGGTGGTCGTGGTGCGCACCTCCGTGGGGCGCCACGGCGAGACGGAGGTGCTCCAGCGCGAGGACGCCGAGCTGGCCGAGGTCTCGCGGCACGACCTGCGCGAGGCCACCGGCCTGGACGCCGTCCCGCTGGAGACCCGCGTCACCCGCTGGACCGACGGGCTGCCCCAGTACCCGGTGGGCCACCACGCGCGCGTGGCCCGCGTCCGCGGGCACGTCGCCGCGCTGCCGGGCCTCGCGGTGTGCGGCGCGCAGTACGACGGGGTGGGCATCCCGGCGTGCGTCGCGAGCGCGTACGCCGCCGTGGACCAGCTCGCGGGCGACCTCCGCGCGGTCGCGGAGCCGACGGCGAACCCGGTGCAGGGCCCGCACGGCGGGGCGGGAGAATAG
- a CDS encoding FAD-dependent oxidoreductase codes for MSMSGGRGGTERLVVIGGDAAGMSAASRARRTRKPDELEIVAFERGGFTSYSACGIPYWVGGAVAERDRLIARTPEEHRARGIDLRLRTEVTGIDVAGQRVRARDLDSGAESWTSYDKLVIATGARPIRPDMPGADAPGVHGVQTLGDGQALLDTLTRTRGRRAVVVGAGYIGVEMAEALIDRGFEVTVVNRGEEPMATLDPDMGRLVHRAMEGLGITMVNGSEVTGLLTGADGRVRAVATRDAEHPADVVVMGIGVRPETALARSAGLPLGAHGGLLTDLAMRVRGHANIWAGGDCVEVLNLVSGQHQYVPLGTHANKHGQVIGTNAGGGYATFPGVVGTAVSKVCDLEIARTGLREKDARRAGLQYESVTVESTSRAGYYPGASPMTVKMLAERRTGRLLGVQIVGREGAGKRVDVAAVALTARMTVEQMTSLDLGYAPPFSPVWDPVLAAARKATAKVRTGA; via the coding sequence ATGAGCATGAGCGGTGGGCGGGGCGGGACGGAACGGCTGGTCGTGATCGGCGGTGACGCCGCAGGCATGTCGGCGGCGTCGCGGGCGCGCCGGACGCGGAAGCCGGACGAGCTGGAGATCGTGGCGTTCGAACGCGGGGGCTTCACCTCCTACTCGGCGTGCGGCATCCCGTACTGGGTGGGCGGCGCCGTCGCCGAGCGGGACCGGCTGATCGCCCGCACCCCCGAGGAGCACCGCGCACGCGGGATCGACCTGCGGCTGCGCACCGAGGTCACCGGGATCGACGTGGCCGGGCAGCGGGTGCGCGCGCGTGACCTCGACTCCGGCGCGGAGTCCTGGACCTCCTACGACAAGCTCGTCATCGCCACCGGCGCCCGTCCGATCCGCCCCGACATGCCGGGCGCGGACGCCCCCGGTGTGCACGGCGTGCAGACGCTGGGCGACGGGCAGGCCCTCCTGGACACCCTCACGCGCACCCGCGGCCGGCGGGCCGTGGTGGTGGGGGCGGGTTACATCGGCGTCGAGATGGCCGAGGCGCTCATCGACCGCGGTTTCGAGGTGACGGTCGTCAACCGTGGCGAGGAGCCCATGGCGACCCTCGACCCGGACATGGGCCGCCTGGTGCACCGGGCCATGGAGGGCCTGGGGATCACCATGGTCAACGGCTCGGAGGTCACCGGGCTGCTCACGGGCGCCGACGGCCGGGTCCGCGCGGTGGCCACGCGCGACGCCGAGCACCCCGCGGACGTCGTGGTGATGGGCATCGGCGTCCGTCCCGAGACCGCCCTCGCCCGGTCGGCGGGCCTCCCCCTGGGCGCCCACGGCGGGCTGCTCACCGACCTCGCGATGCGCGTGCGCGGCCACGCGAACATCTGGGCGGGCGGCGACTGCGTCGAGGTGCTGAACCTGGTCTCCGGCCAGCACCAGTACGTTCCGCTGGGCACGCACGCCAACAAGCACGGGCAGGTCATCGGCACCAACGCGGGCGGCGGTTACGCCACCTTCCCGGGCGTCGTCGGCACGGCGGTCAGCAAGGTCTGCGACCTGGAGATCGCCCGCACCGGCCTGCGCGAGAAGGACGCCCGCCGCGCCGGCCTCCAGTACGAGAGCGTCACCGTCGAGTCGACCAGCCGCGCCGGCTACTACCCCGGTGCCTCGCCCATGACGGTCAAGATGCTCGCCGAACGCCGCACGGGCCGCCTGCTCGGCGTCCAGATCGTCGGCAGGGAGGGCGCGGGCAAGCGCGTGGACGTCGCGGCGGTGGCCCTGACCGCGCGGATGACGGTGGAACAGATGACGTCCCTGGACCTGGGGTACGCCCCGCCCTTCTCGCCGGTCTGGGACCCGGTCCTGGCCGCGGCGAGGAAGGCGACGGCGAAGGTCCGCACGGGCGCCTAG
- a CDS encoding rhomboid family intramembrane serine protease, giving the protein MVIPVHDVNPVRRTPVVTYALIAACVLVFLVTPGTAGSAAGGGGLAQLCHLQAFVDHYAAVPRELIHHRMPGVVPTGEVGVGPQGPGCVVGPPSYDKSPVLSVLTAMFLHGGWLHLLGNMLFLLVFGNNVEDRMGHVRFLLFYVVCGYAAGYGFALFNADSGEPLIGASGAIAGVLGAYLVLYPRARVWVLVPFLVFLPLRLPAWLVLGLWFVLQAVYSSGHGVSGGATVAYAAHVVGFVAGMLLAWPLKPGTPPPPEPQGLLFGRRARPRQVW; this is encoded by the coding sequence GTGGTCATCCCCGTCCATGACGTGAATCCGGTGCGGCGCACCCCCGTGGTGACGTACGCCCTCATCGCCGCCTGCGTCCTCGTCTTCCTCGTCACGCCCGGCACCGCCGGTTCCGCGGCCGGGGGCGGCGGCCTGGCCCAGCTGTGCCACCTCCAGGCCTTCGTGGACCACTACGCGGCGGTCCCGCGGGAGCTGATCCACCATCGGATGCCGGGAGTCGTCCCGACCGGGGAGGTGGGCGTGGGCCCCCAGGGCCCGGGCTGCGTGGTGGGTCCGCCGTCCTACGACAAGTCCCCGGTCCTGTCGGTGCTCACGGCGATGTTCCTGCACGGCGGCTGGCTCCACCTGCTGGGCAACATGCTCTTCCTGCTGGTCTTCGGCAACAACGTCGAGGACCGGATGGGCCACGTCCGCTTCCTGCTCTTCTACGTCGTCTGCGGCTACGCGGCCGGCTACGGCTTCGCCCTGTTCAACGCCGACTCGGGCGAGCCGCTGATCGGCGCGTCCGGGGCGATCGCCGGGGTGCTCGGCGCCTACCTGGTGCTGTATCCGCGGGCCAGGGTCTGGGTGCTGGTCCCGTTCCTGGTCTTCCTGCCGCTCAGGCTGCCGGCCTGGCTGGTGCTGGGCCTCTGGTTCGTGCTCCAGGCGGTCTACTCCTCCGGGCACGGCGTCTCGGGCGGCGCGACGGTGGCGTACGCCGCCCACGTGGTCGGCTTCGTGGCGGGCATGCTGCTCGCCTGGCCGCTCAAGCCGGGCACCCCGCCCCCGCCGGAGCCGCAGGGCCTGCTGTTCGGCAGGCGCGCCCGGCCCCGGCAGGTGTGGTGA